The following proteins are co-located in the Deltaproteobacteria bacterium genome:
- a CDS encoding ABC transporter ATP-binding protein, which yields MLQAMNLVFDYNGARVLESVGASVEKGQVLSIVGPNGVGKTTLLKCIAGILRPARGSVLIEGRDTFRMPRKELAKHLGYVPQNMPVRFPMTVFDTVLAGRRPYLAWRPSRKDLERTAKIIEEMNLADLAMRDMDRLSGGQAQKVLLARALVQDTRYLLLDEPTSSLDLRHQLEMLEVITTLVKSKGIGAMMAMHDLNLAARFSDTIMMLHRGRMFCSGTPSEIMTPENIRQVYGVEADVRRENGHLHIQPLRCAERSNATIIEL from the coding sequence ATGCTGCAGGCAATGAATCTTGTCTTCGACTATAACGGTGCGCGGGTGCTGGAAAGTGTTGGAGCAAGCGTAGAAAAAGGCCAGGTTCTGAGCATTGTCGGACCCAACGGTGTCGGCAAGACCACCCTGCTCAAATGCATCGCCGGTATTCTCAGGCCTGCCAGAGGATCTGTTCTCATTGAGGGCCGGGATACGTTTCGAATGCCTCGTAAAGAACTGGCGAAACACCTGGGATATGTGCCCCAGAACATGCCCGTCAGATTCCCAATGACCGTTTTTGATACGGTCCTTGCAGGACGAAGGCCGTATCTTGCCTGGCGACCTTCCCGAAAGGATTTGGAGCGAACCGCAAAGATCATTGAGGAGATGAATCTGGCTGATCTTGCCATGCGGGATATGGACCGGCTCAGCGGCGGGCAGGCCCAGAAAGTATTACTTGCCAGGGCCTTGGTCCAGGATACGCGCTATCTGTTGTTGGACGAGCCGACCAGCAGCCTGGACCTGCGTCATCAACTGGAGATGCTGGAGGTAATTACCACGCTGGTGAAAAGCAAAGGGATCGGTGCCATGATGGCCATGCACGACCTGAATTTGGCGGCCAGATTTTCTGACACGATCATGATGCTCCACCGGGGAAGGATGTTCTGCTCGGGAACACCGTCCGAAATAATGACCCCGGAGAACATTCGCCAGGTGTACGGCGTGGAGGCCGACGTCCGCCGGGAGAACGGACATCTCCACATCCAGCCGCTCAGGTGCGCCGAGAGATCAAATGCAACCATAATAGAACTATAG
- a CDS encoding iron ABC transporter permease: MSTNAETLCLRYQTHARVRTLFLASAIILLIVATTIGLCCGASGMSFWEIVSSLHRDMGRGHSIIWMLRLPRIVMAALVGFGLGLAGVVFQAILRNPLASPFTLGVGSGAGFGAVSVILFWGGGFQTYRVACGAFLFSLVSATVIIAVAKMKRASSETMILTGIALMFLFSSLTSLFQYMGTMEQVHEIVFWFFGSLSKAGWNEIGLAAAMILVPFPILLRRAWDFNLLASGDESALALGVNVNRLRMWAVAAASLVTAGCICFTGVIGFVGLVAPHITRMVIGNDHRFLLPASALVGAVILVTADTLGRTLWAPQVIPIGIVTSFIGVPFFFYLLMKRSREYW; encoded by the coding sequence ATGAGCACAAACGCCGAGACCCTGTGCCTACGCTATCAAACTCATGCCCGTGTAAGAACGCTGTTTCTTGCCTCTGCCATCATTTTGCTCATTGTGGCAACGACGATAGGGCTTTGTTGCGGCGCCTCTGGCATGAGCTTTTGGGAAATTGTTTCATCTTTGCATAGAGACATGGGCCGCGGCCACAGCATCATTTGGATGTTGCGGCTTCCCCGCATCGTAATGGCGGCGCTTGTTGGTTTCGGGTTGGGGCTGGCGGGCGTGGTTTTTCAAGCCATTCTGCGAAATCCCCTCGCCTCCCCCTTCACCCTGGGTGTGGGCTCGGGCGCGGGCTTTGGGGCCGTAAGCGTCATTCTTTTTTGGGGAGGTGGCTTCCAAACATATCGCGTGGCCTGCGGCGCGTTCCTGTTTTCCCTGGTGTCGGCAACCGTCATCATCGCGGTTGCCAAGATGAAACGCGCCTCCTCCGAAACCATGATCTTGACCGGCATTGCGCTGATGTTCCTGTTTTCCTCCCTCACGTCCCTTTTTCAGTACATGGGAACCATGGAACAGGTTCATGAGATCGTGTTCTGGTTTTTCGGCAGCCTCTCCAAGGCCGGATGGAACGAGATCGGGTTGGCTGCGGCAATGATCCTGGTTCCCTTTCCAATACTTTTGCGCAGGGCGTGGGATTTCAACCTTTTGGCATCCGGGGACGAATCGGCCCTGGCCCTGGGAGTAAACGTGAATCGGCTGAGGATGTGGGCAGTCGCAGCGGCTTCCCTGGTGACCGCCGGCTGTATCTGCTTTACGGGAGTCATCGGATTTGTGGGGCTTGTGGCGCCTCATATCACGCGTATGGTAATCGGAAACGATCACCGGTTTCTCCTGCCGGCCTCGGCACTGGTGGGGGCCGTGATTCTTGTGACTGCGGACACGCTGGGAAGGACCCTCTGGGCGCCCCAGGTGATACCCATCGGGATTGTGACCTCTTTCATCGGAGTGCCGTTTTTCTTCTATCTCTTGATGAAACGTTCCAGGGAGTACTGGTGA
- a CDS encoding ABC transporter substrate-binding protein — translation MSNTTNITKPMAGRFSPNLPCDTNLSTHGISARTFWIGWLAVALFLNFWTASAFGASVTIEDARGRKVRLSLPIKTVVALNSDILEILRTLKAEDCVAGVFSEVVREREFWGDLAQRPKVGSWREPNMEAIAALKPDLVIAYSRNPGQLLENKMALFGIQVLRLDFYKVDTLEREVRVMGQLLNREKEAVRFCDWYRRHLGVFREKIARTLRRPAVYIESYTDYHAAGPGSGGDEMCVLAGGSNIAAGLSIPYPRVTPEWVLSRNPEVIIKAAAYGNGYVLRDPAPFNKCRDAILKRPAWHHISAVASGNVHVMDSAIWTGPRAIIGIAHMVRWIHPDLFPDLNPEALHKEYLEAFQGIAYHGVFVSDNIQGGGR, via the coding sequence ATGAGCAATACTACGAATATTACAAAACCGATGGCCGGACGTTTTTCGCCGAACTTACCTTGCGATACTAACTTGAGCACTCACGGTATATCAGCAAGGACGTTTTGGATTGGCTGGCTGGCCGTCGCACTGTTTCTGAACTTTTGGACGGCATCGGCTTTCGGTGCTTCGGTGACCATTGAAGATGCCCGGGGAAGAAAGGTGCGGCTCAGCCTGCCGATTAAAACGGTCGTGGCCCTGAACTCGGATATTCTGGAAATTCTCCGTACACTAAAGGCCGAAGACTGCGTTGCGGGTGTGTTTTCCGAGGTCGTTCGGGAGCGTGAATTCTGGGGTGATTTGGCTCAAAGACCCAAGGTCGGCAGTTGGCGGGAGCCGAACATGGAAGCCATAGCTGCCCTCAAACCCGACCTTGTCATTGCTTACAGCCGGAACCCCGGACAGTTGCTGGAAAACAAAATGGCTTTGTTCGGAATTCAAGTGCTGCGTCTCGACTTCTACAAAGTTGACACGCTGGAACGCGAAGTTAGGGTCATGGGACAACTGCTAAATCGAGAAAAGGAGGCCGTACGTTTCTGTGACTGGTACCGGCGGCATCTCGGGGTATTCCGGGAAAAAATTGCCCGAACTCTGCGGCGCCCGGCGGTCTACATTGAAAGTTATACCGACTATCATGCCGCCGGTCCGGGTTCGGGAGGAGACGAAATGTGCGTGCTCGCCGGTGGCAGCAATATTGCAGCCGGCCTTTCCATCCCCTACCCGCGCGTAACCCCTGAGTGGGTATTGTCCAGGAATCCAGAGGTGATCATCAAGGCGGCTGCTTATGGCAACGGCTATGTCCTTAGGGACCCGGCGCCTTTCAATAAATGTCGCGACGCCATACTAAAGCGTCCTGCCTGGCATCATATTTCGGCTGTAGCGTCCGGCAACGTCCATGTCATGGACAGTGCCATCTGGACTGGTCCCAGGGCCATCATCGGCATCGCCCATATGGTCCGCTGGATTCACCCCGATCTTTTCCCCGACCTCAACCCTGAAGCACTGCACAAAGAGTATCTGGAGGCCTTTCAGGGCATTGCTTACCACGGGGTGTTCGTATCAGATAATATCCAGGGGGGCGGCAGATGA
- a CDS encoding TonB-dependent receptor: MRDGNWLIVALAIFCFAAPHVAKAGQARQDAVRLEEIVVTATKTEKKVEDVPGSVTVIDQEDLRKKNVQTVDDALNSLSGVFVKRSKGLMDSTASVKMRGFNGDKYTLVLIDGQPINDAYTGGVEWGALPTDNIERIEIIRGPASALYGGNAMGGVINIITKTPEKLELELNGGYGTHDTQRCRVSIGNRFWNRLGLQIGYEEEKTDGYESTPVVRSISSGTGNVSGGYLMNDKYGEPTRWVVGDKGKNGAERRVLNGKLSLDFSDTGRLSFTAVSGDYEYDYGPPNTYMGTFGDNSTYAIAGSGQRARFRPNDFISYTGIGKKENDTYTLAFKEIFGPLQVNAQAGTVQLESRYTLESGSGLTDYSNSPGSLKITEGESWFGELQGDLPLGESHILTFGVSYRTDEVDTNEYDIPFYRSYYGRGASTFYSGGKSKTWAVFIQDEWWIIDSLTLYLGLRYDTWKVSDGASGVPGSETRYDSNKEYELSPKVATVWKALPDTTLRASVGHAFRPPTIYELYRTWQYYSTTYQSNPNLKPETVWTYEIGIDQYFFDKKTRLSLTGYRNDIDDLIYYRTEGSTKVRTNAGKAQTYGLEIEASQKVTDWLTLWGNFTYTDAKITDNPADPDSEDKQVIGVPEIAWNIGLDAHYKWFKGNLVGRYYSKIYNNSDNKDTEEGVYGTYEPAFFMDAKVTVTPLKWMEISLSVDNIFDEQYYEYYKTDGRTFFAELTLRY, encoded by the coding sequence ATGAGAGATGGGAACTGGTTGATTGTAGCGCTTGCAATCTTTTGTTTTGCAGCACCTCACGTGGCCAAAGCAGGGCAAGCAAGACAAGATGCTGTCAGATTGGAAGAAATCGTGGTCACGGCCACTAAAACCGAAAAGAAGGTCGAAGATGTTCCCGGAAGCGTGACCGTCATCGACCAGGAAGACCTGAGAAAGAAAAATGTCCAAACCGTGGATGACGCGCTCAATAGCCTTTCAGGCGTCTTTGTCAAAAGGTCGAAAGGGCTCATGGATTCCACCGCGTCCGTTAAAATGCGCGGCTTTAACGGTGACAAGTACACCCTTGTGTTGATCGACGGTCAACCGATCAATGACGCCTATACCGGCGGTGTAGAGTGGGGTGCGCTGCCCACCGACAATATCGAACGGATCGAAATCATCCGGGGGCCTGCGTCGGCGCTTTACGGAGGAAACGCCATGGGAGGGGTCATAAACATCATCACCAAGACCCCTGAGAAGTTGGAACTTGAATTGAACGGAGGCTATGGCACCCATGACACGCAGCGCTGCCGAGTCAGTATCGGGAACCGGTTTTGGAACCGGCTAGGCCTTCAGATTGGGTACGAAGAGGAAAAGACGGATGGTTACGAATCAACCCCGGTGGTTCGGTCGATTTCTTCCGGAACCGGAAACGTCTCCGGCGGCTATCTGATGAACGATAAATACGGTGAACCCACAAGATGGGTGGTGGGCGACAAGGGCAAAAACGGGGCCGAGCGCCGGGTGTTAAACGGAAAACTGAGCCTTGACTTTTCAGATACCGGCCGACTCTCTTTTACGGCAGTTTCTGGAGATTATGAATATGATTACGGACCGCCCAACACTTACATGGGAACCTTCGGCGATAATTCTACTTACGCCATTGCAGGTTCCGGGCAGCGTGCCCGATTTCGGCCCAACGACTTTATCAGCTACACGGGCATCGGGAAAAAGGAAAACGATACATACACTCTGGCTTTCAAGGAGATTTTCGGGCCACTGCAGGTCAATGCCCAGGCAGGGACGGTCCAGTTGGAATCCCGATATACTCTGGAGTCCGGCAGCGGATTGACTGACTACAGTAATTCTCCTGGTTCTTTAAAAATTACTGAAGGGGAGAGTTGGTTTGGCGAACTGCAAGGGGACTTACCCTTAGGGGAATCTCATATTCTGACCTTTGGTGTTTCGTATCGAACAGATGAAGTCGACACGAATGAGTATGACATTCCATTTTACCGTAGCTATTACGGCAGGGGAGCGAGCACCTTTTATTCCGGTGGGAAGTCTAAAACATGGGCTGTTTTTATCCAGGACGAATGGTGGATCATTGATTCGCTGACCCTTTACCTGGGGCTTCGCTACGATACATGGAAGGTCTCCGACGGCGCCTCGGGAGTCCCTGGATCAGAAACCCGATACGACAGCAATAAAGAATACGAGTTAAGCCCCAAGGTCGCCACCGTATGGAAGGCGCTTCCCGATACCACCTTGAGAGCCTCCGTCGGCCACGCCTTTCGGCCGCCGACCATTTACGAGCTTTATCGCACCTGGCAGTATTATTCCACAACCTATCAAAGTAACCCAAACCTGAAGCCCGAAACCGTCTGGACCTATGAAATAGGCATCGACCAGTACTTTTTTGACAAAAAGACCCGTCTTTCCCTGACTGGATACCGCAACGATATCGACGATCTGATCTATTACAGGACCGAGGGCTCGACCAAGGTCCGGACCAATGCCGGTAAGGCTCAAACCTATGGTCTAGAGATTGAAGCCTCCCAGAAGGTAACCGATTGGCTTACGCTGTGGGGCAACTTCACCTATACCGATGCAAAAATTACCGATAATCCTGCAGATCCGGACAGCGAAGACAAGCAGGTTATCGGTGTTCCCGAGATCGCCTGGAATATCGGCCTGGACGCGCATTACAAATGGTTCAAGGGAAATCTTGTGGGGCGCTATTACAGCAAGATCTACAACAACTCGGATAACAAGGACACTGAAGAAGGGGTGTACGGCACGTATGAGCCGGCCTTTTTCATGGACGCCAAGGTGACCGTAACACCATTGAAATGGATGGAGATTTCTCTTTCCGTGGACAACATTTTTGATGAGCAATACTACGAATATTACAAAACCGATGGCCGGACGTTTTTCGCCGAACTTACCTTGCGATACTAA
- a CDS encoding shikimate kinase, which translates to MNVVLIGYRCSGKTLAGKIIAGKLGREFMDTDRLIEHYAGCSIVNIVSRAGWEHFREIEKRVIEEVSQKDDLVIATGGGVVLAQKNVRSLKRNGWVVWLNGKVEVLKQRMLEEQRAGRVRPALKGVDPIDEVEQVLAERSPLYKQASDFMVDTSALSPEKVALLIMDAIPVEMKGKGCAG; encoded by the coding sequence ATGAATGTGGTTCTTATCGGGTACCGTTGCAGCGGTAAGACTTTAGCAGGCAAGATCATTGCCGGGAAACTTGGAAGAGAGTTCATGGATACAGATAGATTGATTGAGCATTATGCTGGTTGCTCAATTGTCAACATCGTTTCCAGAGCTGGATGGGAGCATTTTCGGGAGATTGAAAAAAGGGTGATTGAGGAGGTTTCCCAAAAAGATGATCTGGTGATTGCTACAGGAGGTGGCGTTGTACTCGCTCAAAAAAATGTGCGCAGTCTGAAAAGAAACGGATGGGTGGTATGGCTGAATGGAAAGGTCGAAGTGCTAAAGCAGAGGATGCTTGAAGAACAGAGGGCAGGCAGAGTTCGTCCTGCTTTGAAAGGCGTCGATCCTATTGATGAGGTTGAACAGGTGTTGGCAGAGAGGAGCCCGCTTTATAAACAGGCAAGTGATTTCATGGTGGATACCAGTGCACTGTCGCCCGAAAAAGTGGCGCTCTTGATTATGGATGCTATACCAGTTGAAATGAAAGGGAAGGGTTGTGCCGGGTAA
- the aroC gene encoding chorismate synthase produces MPGNTFGEIFRITTFGESHGEGIGVVIDGCPPMIRLSPVDFFVDMARRRPGLRASDTPRKEEDHVEILSGVLEGLTTGAPIALFIRNRDADSSPYEILRHLFRPGHGDFTYFKKYGHFDFRGGGRYSARETAARVAAGVVARKILEPLGVRIMGYTIELGGIRAKHIDLDTIEKSPLFCPDPDASTRMEEALTMARKAGDSLGGVAEVRITGCPAGLGEPVFDKLDADLAKAVFSIGTVKGVEIGAGFGASRLRGSENNDPIMPDGFRTNHAGGILGGISNGDEIVLRAAIKPIPSIRLEQDTIDRQGRARKLKLSGRHDASAIPRVIPVLEAMAGIVLADHYMRSRVFQKE; encoded by the coding sequence GTGCCGGGTAATACCTTTGGGGAGATATTCAGAATTACCACATTCGGGGAATCCCATGGTGAAGGGATTGGGGTGGTTATTGATGGTTGCCCTCCCATGATTCGACTGTCGCCCGTGGACTTTTTCGTAGATATGGCCAGGCGAAGGCCGGGGCTTCGTGCTTCTGATACGCCGAGAAAGGAAGAAGACCACGTGGAGATCCTCTCCGGTGTGCTTGAAGGCCTTACCACGGGGGCTCCAATAGCCCTTTTCATCCGTAACCGCGATGCAGACAGCAGCCCGTACGAGATCCTGCGCCACCTCTTCAGACCGGGGCACGGGGATTTCACCTACTTCAAGAAATACGGTCACTTTGACTTCAGAGGGGGAGGCAGATATTCAGCCAGGGAGACCGCGGCCAGGGTTGCCGCCGGTGTGGTGGCCAGGAAGATCCTTGAACCATTGGGTGTAAGGATCATGGGGTATACGATCGAGCTAGGCGGTATCCGGGCAAAGCATATAGATCTGGATACCATCGAAAAAAGCCCCCTTTTCTGCCCGGATCCGGATGCCTCCACCCGTATGGAAGAAGCGCTGACCATGGCCCGGAAGGCAGGTGATTCCCTGGGGGGTGTTGCAGAGGTGAGAATTACCGGCTGTCCCGCAGGGCTTGGTGAACCTGTTTTCGACAAGCTTGATGCGGATCTGGCAAAAGCGGTCTTCTCAATCGGAACGGTCAAAGGCGTCGAGATAGGTGCCGGGTTCGGGGCGTCAAGGCTCAGGGGGTCCGAGAACAATGACCCCATAATGCCGGATGGTTTCAGGACGAATCATGCCGGCGGGATCCTTGGCGGGATCTCCAACGGCGACGAAATTGTCCTGAGAGCGGCAATAAAGCCTATTCCTTCTATCAGGTTAGAGCAGGATACCATTGACAGGCAGGGGCGGGCAAGGAAGTTGAAACTCTCGGGAAGGCATGATGCCTCAGCTATACCCCGGGTTATCCCGGTACTGGAGGCAATGGCTGGCATTGTTCTGGCTGATCATTATATGCGAAGCCGGGTTTTTCAGAAGGAATGA
- a CDS encoding class I fructose-bisphosphate aldolase family protein yields the protein MIGKGLRLERIINRHTGKTVIVPMDHGVSSGPITGITNMEETMSRVANGGADAVIVHKGIVAHGYGKVRSEMGLIVHLSGSTSLSPEPNAKSLVCTVEEAIKLGADAVSVHINIGNDREMQMLADLGTVAHTAGEWGIPLLAMIYPRGERIRDEFDPKAVTHAARLGAELGADVVKVSYTGDPESFSKVVEGCHAPVVIAGGPKADTDRAVLEMVKGAIEAGAAGTSIGRNVFQHRDPAAMVAALAMIVHNGADVEEALQFLNSSKEKKDDTGAGRGRELAAA from the coding sequence ATGATTGGAAAAGGGCTCAGACTGGAGAGAATCATCAATCGGCACACGGGAAAGACCGTGATCGTTCCAATGGATCATGGAGTCAGTTCAGGTCCGATTACGGGCATAACCAACATGGAAGAGACGATGAGCCGGGTGGCAAATGGAGGGGCTGACGCCGTGATAGTACACAAAGGAATAGTGGCCCACGGGTATGGAAAGGTCCGGTCGGAAATGGGCCTTATCGTCCATCTATCGGGGAGTACATCCCTCTCACCTGAACCCAATGCCAAGAGCCTTGTCTGCACTGTAGAAGAGGCCATTAAGCTGGGCGCAGACGCAGTCTCGGTCCATATCAATATAGGCAATGATCGTGAAATGCAGATGCTTGCCGATCTGGGCACCGTCGCGCATACGGCCGGTGAATGGGGTATTCCTCTCCTTGCTATGATCTATCCAAGGGGAGAGAGGATCAGGGATGAGTTCGATCCCAAAGCCGTTACCCATGCCGCGAGGCTCGGCGCTGAATTGGGGGCCGATGTTGTCAAGGTATCTTACACTGGAGACCCAGAGTCCTTCAGTAAAGTGGTGGAAGGTTGCCATGCACCGGTGGTTATCGCCGGCGGTCCGAAGGCGGATACTGACAGGGCCGTCCTTGAGATGGTCAAAGGGGCTATTGAGGCAGGAGCGGCAGGGACCTCCATCGGCCGCAATGTCTTTCAGCACAGGGATCCGGCCGCAATGGTGGCAGCACTTGCCATGATAGTCCACAACGGGGCGGATGTGGAAGAGGCCCTTCAATTCCTCAATAGCAGTAAGGAGAAAAAGGATGATACAGGCGCCGGAAGAGGACGGGAACTGGCTGCTGCTTGA
- the pheA gene encoding prephenate dehydratase, translating to MIQAPEEDGNWLLLEKLRRRIDRIDDRILSLLSTRQEFAAEIGRCKRELGLKVFDPSRERKVLSWLVSNSNGNLSEQAIKGVFSEIISAARSVQEPLKVAYLGPEATFCHQAAKKMFGHCAIQRGADSIEQVFELVEAGVCTAGVVPLENSCEGSVNMTLDLFFKKDLKIFREGFLRIRHHLLSGTGRKEKIRLIYSHPMALAQCRSWLKRHLPGVSVMETESTSAAAGLAAREPDAGAVGSRMSACIYGLKIVEESIQDHSDNVTRFVVIGKSNNGPTGNDKTSLLFSVPHRAGALLRSLEPIAKRGINMTRIESRPMKTGNWEYFFFVDLEGHERDGNVGKAVREMEERCIFIKRLGSYPAGGELWD from the coding sequence ATGATACAGGCGCCGGAAGAGGACGGGAACTGGCTGCTGCTTGAAAAATTAAGGCGCCGGATCGACCGGATAGATGATCGGATCCTCTCCCTTCTTTCAACAAGACAGGAGTTTGCCGCTGAAATCGGAAGGTGCAAGAGGGAGCTTGGTCTCAAAGTATTCGATCCTTCACGTGAGCGGAAAGTCCTGAGCTGGCTTGTCTCAAACAGCAATGGAAACCTGAGTGAGCAGGCCATCAAAGGTGTTTTTTCAGAGATCATCTCCGCGGCCCGCTCCGTGCAGGAGCCACTGAAAGTCGCTTACCTGGGGCCTGAAGCCACGTTTTGCCACCAGGCTGCAAAAAAAATGTTCGGCCATTGTGCAATACAGCGCGGGGCTGACAGCATTGAACAGGTCTTTGAGCTGGTGGAGGCAGGTGTTTGCACGGCGGGCGTGGTTCCCCTGGAAAATTCATGCGAAGGGTCTGTGAATATGACCCTCGATCTGTTCTTTAAGAAAGACCTGAAGATATTCCGGGAAGGTTTCCTGAGAATCAGGCATCATCTCCTGAGCGGGACCGGCCGCAAGGAAAAAATCAGACTCATCTATTCACACCCCATGGCCCTTGCCCAGTGCCGTTCATGGCTTAAGAGGCATCTGCCCGGAGTGTCCGTCATGGAAACGGAAAGCACTTCGGCGGCAGCCGGCCTTGCAGCCCGGGAACCTGATGCAGGCGCCGTGGGAAGCAGAATGTCAGCCTGTATCTACGGCCTGAAGATCGTGGAGGAAAGCATACAGGATCATTCCGATAATGTGACACGTTTTGTGGTGATCGGAAAGAGTAATAATGGACCCACGGGAAACGACAAGACGTCTTTGCTCTTTTCAGTGCCCCATAGGGCAGGAGCCCTGTTGAGGTCCCTTGAACCCATTGCCAAAAGAGGCATCAACATGACCCGGATAGAATCCAGGCCCATGAAGACAGGAAACTGGGAATATTTCTTCTTTGTGGATCTTGAAGGCCATGAAAGGGACGGGAATGTAGGAAAGGCTGTCAGGGAAATGGAGGAGCGCTGTATTTTCATTAAGCGACTCGGCTCCTACCCTGCCGGAGGCGAGTTATGGGACTAG
- a CDS encoding prephenate dehydrogenase/arogenate dehydrogenase family protein, with amino-acid sequence MGLERPVVGIVGGTGRMGTWFADLLEGHGLHVVRTGRSTKTTPRQMASLCDVVVISVPVAETTKVIRDIGPLVKEDGLLMDLTSVKKGPVEAMLNHSRAQVVGVHPLFGPETGSAPDMKIAICPARGQEGLEWISAVFRNSGYGVICLEAEVHDRMMGVIQGVTHFSSLVLALFIHSSDFEIDDLVSCSTPTFKHRLDRIRSILDQPPGLFSSLMMDNPYAGASIEKYLDSCEHLIRIIRARNRSAFDELFESLEHFFSKEVFRP; translated from the coding sequence ATGGGACTAGAGCGGCCTGTGGTAGGGATCGTCGGCGGTACGGGCAGGATGGGTACATGGTTTGCTGATTTGCTTGAAGGCCATGGTCTGCACGTGGTGCGTACGGGACGAAGCACAAAGACCACGCCCCGTCAGATGGCTTCTTTGTGTGATGTGGTTGTGATCTCAGTGCCTGTAGCGGAAACGACAAAGGTGATACGCGATATAGGGCCACTGGTCAAAGAGGACGGCCTTCTCATGGATCTTACATCAGTGAAAAAGGGGCCGGTGGAGGCGATGCTGAATCATTCCAGGGCCCAGGTGGTGGGAGTACACCCGCTTTTCGGGCCCGAGACCGGGTCAGCCCCGGATATGAAGATCGCCATATGCCCCGCAAGGGGGCAGGAGGGTTTGGAGTGGATCTCCGCTGTTTTTCGCAATAGCGGGTACGGGGTGATCTGTCTCGAAGCAGAGGTGCATGATCGCATGATGGGGGTGATCCAGGGAGTAACGCATTTTTCTTCCCTGGTGCTGGCCCTTTTTATTCATAGTTCCGACTTTGAAATTGATGACCTCGTAAGCTGTTCCACTCCGACATTCAAACACAGACTTGACCGGATCAGGTCCATCCTGGACCAGCCGCCGGGGCTTTTCAGTTCGCTTATGATGGACAATCCTTATGCAGGGGCATCTATAGAGAAGTACCTGGATTCATGTGAGCACTTGATCCGGATTATCAGGGCGCGGAACAGGTCGGCATTTGATGAGCTGTTTGAATCGCTCGAGCATTTTTTCTCGAAGGAGGTTTTCAGGCCATGA
- a CDS encoding 3-dehydroquinate synthase II: MKEVWVKADPWKKELVTTALEAGADAVIVPADKIARVKELGLIKIVSEEGDIKWGEDVVEMEVRTPEDEDRIVELGREKRVVVKTTDWRVIPLENLVARTGNIFVEVENLEDARTASGILENGVHGLVITHPDPVKVRKIINVIKEGRQTLDLAEFVIDAVIPAGMGDRVCVDTCTLMGEGEGLLVGNSSQGFLLVHSESIESPYVAPRPFRVNAGAIHSYTLVPGGRTRYLSELEAGDEVMGVDSKGCVMNLTIGRVKIERRPLLLVRATGPKKTASAILQNAETIRLVNVGGKPVSVVKLRPGDKVMGYVEETARHFGHRISETIVER, translated from the coding sequence ATGAAAGAGGTATGGGTCAAGGCGGATCCATGGAAAAAGGAACTGGTCACGACAGCGCTGGAGGCGGGGGCTGATGCGGTGATTGTTCCTGCTGACAAAATCGCAAGGGTAAAGGAACTTGGATTGATAAAAATCGTTTCTGAAGAAGGTGACATCAAATGGGGAGAGGATGTAGTGGAAATGGAGGTCCGAACCCCGGAAGATGAAGACAGGATCGTGGAACTGGGCCGAGAGAAAAGGGTCGTAGTGAAGACCACGGACTGGAGGGTTATTCCTCTTGAGAACCTGGTTGCCAGGACGGGGAACATTTTCGTTGAAGTGGAAAATCTTGAGGATGCCAGGACCGCTTCGGGAATTCTTGAGAACGGCGTTCACGGGCTGGTAATCACCCATCCTGATCCAGTCAAGGTAAGGAAAATTATCAACGTGATCAAGGAAGGCCGTCAAACCCTGGATCTGGCAGAGTTTGTGATCGACGCCGTGATCCCTGCAGGAATGGGTGATAGAGTCTGCGTCGATACCTGTACATTGATGGGTGAGGGAGAAGGCTTATTGGTGGGCAACAGCAGCCAAGGCTTCCTTCTGGTGCACTCGGAAAGCATTGAAAGCCCGTATGTGGCGCCGAGACCGTTTCGGGTGAATGCCGGAGCAATTCATTCATACACCCTGGTCCCAGGTGGTAGAACACGGTACCTGTCTGAGTTGGAAGCGGGCGATGAGGTTATGGGGGTTGACAGCAAGGGATGTGTAATGAACCTTACGATTGGGAGGGTGAAGATCGAACGAAGACCCTTGCTGCTTGTAAGAGCCACAGGCCCCAAGAAAACGGCGAGCGCCATCTTGCAGAATGCCGAGACAATACGGCTGGTGAACGTTGGGGGAAAACCCGTCTCGGTAGTAAAACTGAGACCGGGCGATAAGGTGATGGGATATGTGGAAGAAACAGCCAGGCATTTCGGGCACAGGATCAGTGAGACCATTGTGGAGCGGTGA